Sequence from the Brevundimonas diminuta genome:
GAGGGCACGGCCGGCAACACCGGCATCGGCCTGGCCCTGGTCGGGGCCGCCTTGGGGCATCCGGTCGTCATCGTCATTCCGCGCACCCAGTCGGAAGAGAAGAAATCCGCGATCCGTTCGCTGGGCGCACGGCTGGTCGAGGTGGACGCCGCGCCCTTTTCCAGCCCGAACCATTTCGTCCACTATTCCGGGCGTCTGGCCGCCGAGCTGAACGACAGCGAAGAGGCCGGCGCCATCTGGGCCAATCAGTTCGACAACACCGCCAACCGCGAGGCCCACTACAACACGACCGGCCCCGAAATCTGGACGCAGACAAACGGTCAGGTCGACGCCTTCGTCTCGGCCGTCGGCTCGGGCGGCACCATCGCCGGCGTCGGCGCCTATCTGCGCGAACAGAAGCCGGATGTGACCATCGCCCTGGCCGACCCAGCGGGCGCGGCCATGTTCAACTGGTTCACCAAGGGCGAGATGACGGGCGAGGGATCGTCGATCACCGAGGGGATCGGCGTGGCCCGCATCACCGGCAATCTGGAGGGCTTCAAGCCCGACTACGCCTATCGGATCGAGGACGCGGAGTTCCTGCCGATCCTGTTCGACCTGGTGAAGCACGAAGGTTTATCGCTGGGCGGATCGGCGGGGGTGAACATCGCCGGCGCGGTGCGGCTGGCGCGCGAGCTTGGGCCGGGCAAGACCATCGTCACCTGCCTGTGCGATCCCGGCTCGCGCTATGCCTCCAAGCTGTTCAACCCGGAATTCCTGCGGTCGAAGGGATTGCCGGAACCGGACTGGGCATAAGCCGCACAGCCTATTTCGCCTTCTGCTCCGCGATCCAGGCGTCCATCCGCTGGTCCAGCAGCGCCAGCGGCAGCGGGCCTTCGACCAGCAGGGCGTCGTGGAAGGTGCGGACGTTGAACTTCGGCCCCAACTCCCGTTCGGCCCGCACGCG
This genomic interval carries:
- a CDS encoding cysteine synthase A; translated protein: MSATSSVIDLIGNTPLVRLNRLSDATGCEILGKAEFLNPGGSIKDRAALSIMQGARASGALKPGGTIVEGTAGNTGIGLALVGAALGHPVVIVIPRTQSEEKKSAIRSLGARLVEVDAAPFSSPNHFVHYSGRLAAELNDSEEAGAIWANQFDNTANREAHYNTTGPEIWTQTNGQVDAFVSAVGSGGTIAGVGAYLREQKPDVTIALADPAGAAMFNWFTKGEMTGEGSSITEGIGVARITGNLEGFKPDYAYRIEDAEFLPILFDLVKHEGLSLGGSAGVNIAGAVRLARELGPGKTIVTCLCDPGSRYASKLFNPEFLRSKGLPEPDWA